A genome region from Diorhabda carinulata isolate Delta chromosome 2, icDioCari1.1, whole genome shotgun sequence includes the following:
- the LOC130904026 gene encoding transcription factor Jun — protein sequence MSQEQNTTFKNMKRNLTLDLNQKKLNLPTTSGLLSSPDLNLLKVDTPELESMILANGIGQTPTPSLLFPRAVTAEQEKFAGGFVEALSHLHNSNSQQGSDSNSSTIYNDSFLPHIKEEPQTVPSLNQSPPMSPVNMEYQERIKLERKRQRNRLAASKCRSRKLERISKLEDKVKILKSENIELGNIVNQLKETVGLLKLEVIEHNKAGCPIINTY from the exons ATGAGTCAGGAACAAAAtacaacttttaaaaacatGAAGCGAAACCTCACTCTCGATTTGAATCAAAAGAAACTAAATTTACCAACCACTAGTGGCTTATTATCTTCTCCTGATTTAAATTTACTTAAAGTGGATACTCCTGAACTAGAAAGTATGATTTTGGCTAATGGTATTGGACAAACTCCTACACCTTCATTGTTATTTCCAAGAGCTGTTACAGCTGAGCAGGAGAAATTTGCTGGTGGATTTGTTGAAGCCCTGAGTCACTTGCATAACAGTAATTCACAACAAGGCTCAGATAGTAATAGCAGTACAATATACAATGACTCTTTTTTACCACACATTAAAGAAGAACCCCAAACAGTGCCTAGTCTCAATCAG tctCCTCCAATGTCCCCTGTCAATATGGAATACCAAGAAAGgatcaaattagaaagaaagagACAACGAAACCGCCTTGCAGCATCCAAGTGCAGATCCAGGAAGCTGGAAAGGATCTCAAAGTTAGAAGATAAAGTGAagattttgaaaagtgaaaatatcGAGCTTGGAAACATTGTTAACCAATTGAAGGAAACCGTAGGGCTTCTTAAACTCGAAGTTATAGAGCATAACAAAGCCGGTTGTCCTATTATCAACACATATTAA